The genomic DNA AAGACAACCACCCATAGCTAAATAGAGAAGGCGAGGGGCGGGCGGTAGCAAGTTAAACAGAACCTCTGCGAGACAGCAGCGAAACAGACTGATGGTAAGACGAGTGTTTAAGTGTTCTTCTCATTTACAGGCCGCGACCGGCCGAGGCGAGCTGCTTCACTCACGGTACCGAGCGCTGCGTTCACTTACGGGCTGTTTGTTTAACGGAGGGGCGGCTGCCATCTTCTCCAGCGTGAGTAACGGGACGTTAGCTCAGATGCTAACAGGTAACGTGTCAGTTGTGTGCCTCAGAGCTTCATGGAGCTAATATTAATGTTACTGTTGTCTTTACAaggtttaaatacatatatacgtatgtatttAAACCTTGTTCGGGGTTGGGggcaaagacacaaaacatacTCAGTTAATTGTCATGTTGCGGAAGAGAAATCGATTAATATCGATATTTATTAACTGGCATGCTTCAACATGttgtaaataaagataaatgtagaaagcagaaaaataatatgtatataataaatctatcactatattattattattattattattattattaaatgacaCTGTTTGTTTGGCTGAATCTTTgcactgttgttttgtttgctttgttagttcattttaaatatattgtaaatttttcttatttcttttaaatatttctttgtaGTATGAATACCTATTTTGTtcataaacaaaataatgatataTCTGTCAAAAGAGGGAACTGATAAGGAAGTAACATTATGTAGttcattttgatatatatatatatatatatatatatatatatatatatatatatatatatatatatatatatatatatatatatatatattatattatttgacaGAGTAAGCTGGTAAAcaagtataatataatattaatgtatttaatttatatagcgcttttcgtgatactcaaagacactttacataacataataataataataatatatatatatatatatatatatatatatatatatatatatatatatatatataaataatatttaacaGAATAAGCtggtaaacaaatataaagccTAGGTCTGATTTTTATTGAACATATGCTATTTTAAGGGAataataagtcattattttgcTTAATACCGCACTGTTTCTTTTTATATGCATTCATTTTGGATTAATAAGGACCTTAACAAATGACTCtgtgttctctctgcagacccaGCACGAGCAGCCAGTCGTTCCACTGACATGGACAAGTACGAAAAGGTGAAGAAAATCGGCGAAGGCTCATTCGGAAAGGCCATCCTCGTCAAATCCAAACAGGATGGACACCAGTACGTCATCAAAGAGATCGGCATATCCGCAGTAAGCTCCCGTGAACCGCACGCCGTCCTCACTGTCCGCGCCAGCTGCCTCACGCCACCTTTTCTCTGTTGTTTATCTTTTTGACAGATGTCGAGTAAAGAGAGGCAGGAGTCTCGGAAAGAGGTGGCCGTTCTGGCCACCATGAGTCATCCCAACATCGTCCAGTACAAGGAGTCTTTCGAAGGTATCCACAGATATCGGCCTTCAGACTTGATAAATCCCGATGGACAGGACACGAGGTGTATGCGATGACCTTTCTGAATGTCTTctaaccacttttctttttcttttttaaagagggGGGCTGCCTGTACATCGTGATGGATTACTGTGAGGGCGGAGACCTCTTCAAGAAGATCAACTCCCAGAAAGGAGCGCTGTTCTCAGAAGAGAAAGTAAGCCTCTCGTCGTTTGAGAACATGTGGACTGAATCGGTCATCGTAACTGGTGTCGATGGGAAGttgatcctgtgtgtgtgtgtgtgtgtgtgtgtgtgtgtgtggccatcttctccccctccccagaTCTTGGATTGGTTTGTGCAGATTAGCCTGGCGCTGAAGCACGTGCATGATCGAAAAATCCTCCACAGGGATATCAAATCACAGGTATTTCCTCCTTGAACCGCCAGCTCCTCCCTCCCCAACGTGGCGTATTCGTCCTGTATTTACACGTCTCTTCGTAATGTCCACGTAGAACATATTTTTGACGAAGGATGGGACCGTGCAGCTTGGAGACTTTGGGATCGCAAGAGTGCTCaacaggtgtgcgtgtgtgtgtgtgtgtgtgaaacgtCATCTGGATAAATTTACACATTTTTGGGGGCAGAAAGCATAATATTATCCATTCTCTTGTCATTTTTCAGCACTGTAGAACTCGCAAGAACGTGCATCGGCACCCCGTATTACCTGTCGCCGGAGATCTGCGAAAATAAACcgtacaacaacaaaaggtaCCGAGGATCGTTTTTCGGGTGTTTTGTCTTATTTGTGgtgtaaattaatatttaatagtAATCCCAACAAACTGAGTCGCGCAggatcatgttgttgttgtcttctctTTTATTGAGTGATCCTGCTTCTCTGTCGCTGCGGCCGGATGTCAGTATTGATTTCCTCTTGAACTACTTTGAGCGTGTCATTTAATCGACTTTACTGACCACCAATGAAGTACATTTAGCAGCAGCTCAATATCCCGTGTGGAGTTTTCTCGGCAAAGAAATAGGGGAGACACTAAATggtaaataaatagaaatcTTACAGTGAAACGACCCCAGTttacttttaattatttgaaatgGGGCATTATGTAACGGTGACTTTTGGTGAATCAAGCATAAATCTACAgaaaaagtagtaaaataaatgttttctttcctcaaGTCTGAAAGAAGACAAGTTATGGAGGTAAAATACCAACAAGTATATAAAACCAAAGTTCGGGCCTGTTGTGTTTCCCATcgacgatttaaaaaaaaaagaaaagaaaaacattgcaaGTGACTGTTTATTGAATGAATGTAAACCCCAGAACTTATTCCTGCCTGTCCATCTGTTTGCTCCCGCCCCTCCTCTGCAGTGATATTTGGGCCCTCGGGTGTGTCCTGTATGAAATGTGCACTCTTAAGCATGCTGTAagtattcagtgtgtgtgctgtttattCATAAATGCAGATTTAATGTATCTTACGCAGCATCGCAGCGCTCTCTCGCATGCTTTGATCTCTGTTTGGTTCCTGAGAGCCCACGTATTCATGAACCCTCTGaacctgttttttttatgtattagtTCGTCACGACAGAATAGAAAAGTCCTGCAAGAAGTATagaacacaaacatgtctttAGCAAAGAAGTAAACGGTTGTAATGGCATAAATTATAACGTTGAATTTCTTTTGATACGTTATTTTACAATAAAGTGCTACCAAGGTTGGAAAGATGGAGGTTCCACGTGTTTTACATATTGAACtattaacatgttatactcTACGGTCTCAAGATGAATCATTCATAGTTTCACTGAGGAACTCAgaacttaatgttttttttacagaatctgGTTATAGCAAACGGTTTATTTGGGGCGAGATTTTAAAAGAGACTTGTCACAGTTTCAAACTACGTTTTTGGacgcttttttttcctgcacacACGATGTGTTCAAAGACCGTCGGaaagatattttttaaaaaatccgACGATGTCAGTTTTTGCAACTTCTGGCttcaaattgttttaaaataaacaacccGCTGCTTTAGTACGATTCCCCCTCACGCGTTCtacccgtctccctcctccagtTCGAGGCCGGCAACATGAAGAACCTGGTTCTGAAGATCATCCGCGGCTCGTACCCGCCCGTGTCCGGCCACTACTCCCCGGAGCTGCGCTCGCTCCTGGCGCTGCTGTTCAAACGCAGCCCGAGAGAGAGGCCGTCCGTCGGCAGCATCCTGGACAAGCCGTTCCTCACCGGCAGGATCGAACGCTTCCTCACGCCGCAGGTGGAGCAGCGCGCGGCGAGGCATCTGATgacgcaacaacaacaacaacaacaacaacgtggtTAAAATAATAACGTGTTGTTCTCCACCGATTCCAGATCATTGCTCAGGAATTCCGCCATACTTTTCTTCACAAGCAGCCTAAAGTGGGTTTGGTGCAGGGACCACCAGGTCAGCaacgacttcttcttctttattttattttttacatttcatgtaaaTGGGTCAACAAAAAAATGGTTTCAGGTCAATAacgcagggaaaaaaaagaaaagtatatcTTCTTGTAATTGTACCAGAATTTAAGTGTTTTGGGTTAGTTAGGACGACATTAAGAGGGAGAAATAAACTGCGTTGTTAGCGTGCTCTGAATCCGATGCTTTGTTGGTGCAAAAAAACatctatattgttaataatgttACGTAATACTTTGGAGACCAGCCGTGACTAGATCTCATAGAACAACATGTCATGCCTTCTTTTCTGTTGAATACTGACTTCTTATGCTTTGACTCGTGTGACCAGCCAAGCGTCCCGCCCCGGGCTCCACGCCACTCACCCCGGCCCAGAAGATCACCAAACCAGCCAGCAAATACGGAGTGCCTTTAACCGCGAGGAAGGTGACGGATGCCAGAAGACCGGCCGTGAAGCATAAAGCGGTGAgcgggcggggggagggggggttcgCTCCGGGGTCACGCCGGAGGCCTTCTCCCATCTTTGTgctagttttctttttttttttcttttttttttacatggtaGTGTGTCGGCGACCCTCTGAACCCCAGTGTCATATGTTGCTTAGGCCCCTCCCCCTGCAGCCCCCCACAGAAGAGTGAGtcaagtggaggaagagaggaaaaaactCGAGGTACAGCAGAAAGCCCCTCGTGACTTTACTGTTAGACTCCCCCCTTCCTTTTCCTCACCCCACCTGAaggtgtgccccccccccccccccccccctatcggCATGTTTAgctgttcctccctctcctttacGCTTCATCCTCCACGTTCACCTGTTTCTCCCGTTCACAGCTGTTAACCAACCGTTTCTTTAagaggcttcttcttcttctcccttctttctttcctcctttctttctttctttttaaaaacgaGATGCTTTTGCCTCCTTCAGGACGGCATCAGAAAGAAAAGGATGGAGCTGAttgagaaagaaaggaaacagagagagcagGTGGGTGCATTttgttaaagggccagtaccgatgttctgaagagtgtttctgtgagcttcctcttcttcttcttcttcttctcctgcagagttttactgcagcaggtgAAGCAAAGTGAAGTTCTGCTGTGTGGGCGTATTTTAGACTCCTAAAAGAACCATGACGGGTGCTTCAGTTCCCCGTCAGAAAGGTTCCTCGGACAGCAACACGCTCCACTTCTTTTAGTCTGCACCGACGTCCATTTGGGCTCAAGGATGAATAGATTTGAACGTGGTGGCCTCCGGTTAAAAAGGTCACCGCGACCTCACAAAACACTGAAGAAGAATCTATATGCTAGTTATGATAATGTCACACAAATGACAAAGTCATGATACTTGGATTTGGGCAGAAATGGATGCAGAATGCAACCACAGCAGAACATGACTTCCCTCCCTCCGCTGTAGTAAAACACCGACTATGTAAACCCCTCTGTAGAGTTTCTGATGGACCAGGAAGCGGCTGGAAATGTAACAACAGTTTTTCCTTCAGGTGTTCCTGTTGAAAGCGGATCAAATGAAGagatatgaaaaagaaaaggtagctgttatttgttatttcatAGTCATCATCACTGTAGTAAAGGGGGGGTTGTAAAGGGaaaatgtactgtgtgtgtgtgtgtctctatctgAAACTGAAATAAGGATCTTTAACAGATGAATCGTATCAACCAGGCCAGAGAACAAGGCTGGAAACATGTCCTGAGCTCTAGCGGGGGGAGCAGCCCAGAGAGGAAGGTACTGGATCCAGTTCCCAGGACTACATTTCATGGTTCCACGCCTCCTTCCGGCTCACGGCCACCTCTCTGTGCCCTTTTACTCAGTGTTATGTAGGCGGAGGAAAGGGTCCCGGCCCTTCGGCCTGTCTGCCAGGTAGAACCCCGTACGAGCACTACCACGCCGCCCTGGACCAAATGGCTAAACCGCAGCCTAAAGCCTTCGGCGGGGAGGCGTCCTCGGCAGGACTGGGCAGTCCCACCCGGTGAGTTCCCGGATGTCCCCCGTGTACTTCAGGTGATTTCTCCTTTTTGTCGAATACCTAACACTTAACGGGCGCTCCCTTCCCGAGAAGcgtacctgctgctgctgccggtcCAGTTCTGCCCAACGGCCCCGCCCGACTCCTGAACTGCGACGCCGTCAAGAGGGAGCTGCAGCGGCTGCAGCACGTTTCCAAACCGGTCCACGTCAGTCGGTCAGTCCGGCGGCCCGCTGCGACAACATCTGGATTTTAAACTCCGCGTCCTCGCTCCGGTCGCTCTGAATTCacgcgttttttttttaaattccgtGTTTCAGGCCGCGGGGTCAGGCGGCTGCCGGACGGGCCTATCAGGTGGAGGAGTTTTTACAGCGGAAGAGGGAAGCCATGCTCAACAAAGTCCGTGCCGAGGGACAGCTGGTACGTAGTGGTTCGTCCTAAATGTTATGGATCTTAAAGCTCCATTAAcacgtttcttttcttctctatgTAAACATTGAATGAAATGGCTCCACGTATCGTGGAAGCGTCGCAAGTTCTGCCAAATTCTACGAAGCACCGGCCGGGTGTTTCAGctccattgttttggtttgtgagGTTCGAGACCCACCGGCTCTCACTGCCGCTGTTTGCTGCCTACTGAGCCAGAGTAACTGAGGAGAGATGAACACATGAGAGGCACCTTCTGAGGGACACCTTTCACATTTCTTCTCCAGCTAGCTGCTAACATTTATTCATCTCTATTTATTGCTGGAAACCAGCTGCCATGTGCTGCAGGAAAAAGAAGTGTGGGACTGAATCAAAGAGCTAAAATACGATGTAGAGCTGCAGAGTTGGGCGCTAACGCTCTGCGGGCTTcttgaaaatgtttaattgacgtTTTATTGATTGGATTTACCGTTTCCTCCGGGCCCGAGCTCATGGCTGCTGTGCCAGTTAGACGTTAAGGGGCTACGTCCTGTATGTAAACAGGGCGCTCGGCAAAACCTGACCGCAACCTACAGAAGCCGGGCCGGTTCCATCTGGTGCAGGAGACCCAGAGccgaccaggaggaggaggtaggagcCCGGAGAGGGAGCCTGAACGCCTCACAGCCCACCTCCCTCGCAGCACGTCCGGCTTTGGCTCGCCGTCCTTCATATgcactgaaccccccccccccctcccataaTGCAACCTGGCAGCTCAAACCCATGTGTGCTGTTCCATTTGTGAACCGCCTGTTTTTTGCCTCTCCAATAATGGCCgctcacaacaacaaacaccttttttttgtttgtttgtttgttcgttgtGTTCCATTTCAAATAACCACTCCCGCCTCCATTTTGAGTTGTTTATtgcagcttgttgttgttgttgtcgtttgaACAGAgcacataaatacatgcatctttattttattattctggCTGAGTGGCTGATGTGATTAAGAACACACGTTGTGGTTTCTTCCCGTGCAATTTATGTTACATTTCTTGTATGATCGTGAGCGCCTTCGTCTAGCTGACTGTGTGTAACGCACGTCTGTTGGTTCTCAGGAGTACTTGTCCAGGCTGAGGCAGATCCGCCTGCAGAACTTCAACGAGCGTCAGCAGATCAAAGCCCGGCTCCGAGGAGAGAAGGTACTCCGCTCTCACATGACGGCaaactttgtgtttttacacttttattttctcctctgacatttcgtgtgtgtgtgtgtgtgtgtgtgtgtcgtcttcttctttgtttcctccCAGTATGACAGCGATGGTTCTGACAGCCAGGAGGCCAGCGAGGAAGCGGAGCTCCGGAGGAAGAAGATCGAGGCTTTAAAAGTGAGAGAATGATACATTTAACAATATGCGACGCTCAACTGAtgacaagaaacacaaacatcaaaGGGACAAAAACAGGCCAATTTATTGTCATTAGTAGTTCCTTTTATCAGCTAAACACCGACTGTTTGAGCACCACGTCTCTGCCCCCACCCCTCAGCCCACAGGGTCTGACGTGTCAATCCGGGGTATATTGTACCCTGGATGTCCGTCAATCTAAGCCTGGATTTTTTTGCAAAGACCGTCAGCTAGACTACCTCAGGGACTTGTCCTCCTGGTGGTTTTAATGGGGATTAGAGGGTCAGATGCTCGACCATCCTATAATCAATTACCTTGAAACAcctcagtgtttttaaaaaggctctGACTCATTGAGGCGACTAAAGACGCTATCCGCTCTCCTTTTGCTGACCTTGCATGAAAAGATCAAATGCTcccgtcgttgttgttgttgttgttctcgaAGGCCCAGGCGAACGCCCGCGCCGCCGTTCTGAAAGAACagctggagaagaagaggagggaggcccaggagagggaaaagagagctTGGGAGGACCACGTGAGGTCTTATCATTCTTTGCACTCTCCTACCGTTACTTGTCCCAACCGGTGCGTGTGAATTTAGTTTAATCTTGTGTACTGTGGTAGCTTGCAGCTCGGGGGGTAAAGGTTGgcatggcagcagcagcagcagcatcatcatcatcatcgtcaccaccagcagcagcagcagcagcagcatcgtCTACCTCTGACGGTCCTCTTCCACAGCCGAGTCCCTTTCAGCTGGACCCAGCGGCCGAACCTCCGGCCCCGCCTGCAGCCATATCCATGACCGCCGCCCTGAAGAATGTTGGAGCGGTCAGTATTCTTTTACCAGTGGTGCCaaacccgggggggggggggggggggaagagggtcTGGGATTTCTTTTGCACATACGGGAACTTAATACCAGTTTATAAAATAGTAGTCGCTGTGCTGTTTGTGCACAGGGTAAGATGGAGCTGTTCTTAGATCTACAgtattgttgtatttgtacTCCATAGCTTTATTAATTTAGTATTTTGCGTTTTGACAGACGACTCCGCTGAAAGAAAAGTCCCCAGAGACCGCCACGGTCGTCCAGGTGAGTTCACGACACGGGattcagaccccccccccccaccccccccccccccaggagtcGACATTCAGGAAGATAATTCTACTTAATCGTGTAACAGAGTGAGAAGAAGCTGATTCTGCGGCGACTCAACCAGAACCTGAAAACCCAGAGCGCGGTGGAGTCGGTGGAGTCGGTGGAGTCGGTGGAGTCGGTGGAGTCGGTGGAGTCGGTGGAGTCGGTGGAGCCGGTGGAGCCGGTGGAGCCGGCTCATCCGAGTCCTGGTCCCCAACGGAGCCGGGCGGACTCGGACACGCGTCCCTCTTCCAACGGAGACCGGAAGAAGTGGGACGCGGCGGAACTGCCCGTGCTTCCCGTGGCTCAGCGAACCTTTGAGGAAACCTCGACCGGTGAGTCGACGTCTGTCCAGCATCCTCGCCGTCAATGAACGTCCTCTATATGCGCTTTTTAATGCGACTACAAGCCTCTGGTGGCATTAATAAGAAATGACACTTTTCTCTTTACCTTTCCGTCAAGTCTCTCATTCTGAAATCTACTGTTGTATCTGTgttgttaaatatttttaaatgcattcatcCACGAGCATGAAAATCCTTCAGATGACACGCTGACATCAGCGTCACatgacacaataacacaacaacaaacaggacGGTTTTGAAtctccctctcgtcctctcacCAGCCACCTCGACGTCTCCAGACGACGGACAGTCTTCCGCTGGAGACCGGAGGAAGTGGGAGGCGGGACTTCCTCTTGTCCTTTCCGTAGCCCGACAAACTCTGGAGGAGACGTACCTCGGGACCATCGGTGAGTTCCCTTTTCAACGCGAGTGACGGCGCAGAGAAGTGCGCGTAAAAGTGCACGTGAAAGTGCGCGTGAAAAGAAAATCTCAAGTCTCTCACCGTCTTGTGTGACGTCGTCTCCAGAGCGAACGGCGGGGGAGGTGATCCAGATGGCGGCGCTGCAGGAAGAGGCTCGCAGGAAGGTGTGGGGAGCGAGTCCGGACTCTCAGGTGCTGAGGGTGCTGAGGGAGGCGGAGCTTCAGCCTCTCACACAGCGGCTGGAGGACGTCACCGTCGGCGAGGACGACATCTGCAGCCCTGGTTCGTCTTCGTACGCTCTTCCTCATTTGTGTCTACGACCTTGAAGGTGCCCCTCGGGGAAACGGTTTGATTTGGACTTTGagatgcaccttttttttttttttttttttataaacaatcagagtaataaaaaacaattgatACAATAAgaactaaataaacaaaaagataataacaagaataaagcgtttaaaaaaaaaaaaaaaagattctatCGAGTAAAAGCCGGTCTGTAACGATGTTTCAGCCGATGTCACGCCGCCGCCCAGAGAACCGATGTCCGCTCAACCGGCGCCGCCTGCCTCGGCCCCGAGCCCGGAGGTCCAGAAGGAGAGCGCTCCGACGAACCTCGCCGAGATTCAGGGTGAGTGTGACACTCGGATCGTTCCTCCCCGGTTGGATTCGTGCCCGGTATGCTGTCGCCGGACATCCGGACCAACATTTACAACGCTTACGTGTTCCTACGTCATCGAAGGGCCGGGTTTCGACCGGAGTTCTTCTCACGGGCGTTTTTTAGAGCAACGGGTGTTTCGGTTGAACGAGCGACCGTGTTGACTGGTGACTTTCAGCCAGGTTTGGATAATATGACACGGTTGGTGCTTTTCCCCCCGAGAGTCACCagtcaaagtccctatttatttatttgtttttacctgtattttagctattcttatttatttatttttagcttttaggatgttttaattatgtgaagtgtctttgagtattatgaaaagcgctatataaattaaatgcattattattattattaacgcgGTTTGATTATGGAATAGGATTTAGTCTTGAGACTAAGATGTTGATTTTAGTTTTAGTCACATTCCATTAATttttatccctttttttttggttttggttttagtTGCTGAAaagtcatttatattttttatttgtttattttgtttaggtGGTGTTCTCCACCTTTTCTGGAGGTTAACATCCTCACGTAGCTTCACAGGATGTTGAACTGACGTAAATTATCATTGTGTGCATTGTTCTTTTGCCACTTTGATCAACTTATATATTGTTCCCAAACATCGTCTATAAATGAACTGAACTATTAACTAACTAACGAATACTTAAGGTGTATTTCAACCCCACCTGGTCTGACTCTCTGCAGATCCAGAAGACGTGGAGTCTTTGGTTCTGGAGGAGACGCCTCGACGGGCCTCGCGTCCTCCAGCCGGTGTGCAGCAGGCCTGGGAGCAGGAAGCCCGACAGCCGATGTGActgttcctctttcttttttttttttatattaagaattaatcTTAATGTTGGTGTGAAAAAGCAGATTTCTGTCATCACTTACCCACCTCAATATGTCTGAAAACCTTCTTTCTTTGACACATTTAAAGACGAGCTAAAGTGTATTCTTCTCACAGGCCACCAGAGGGCGTAACTAGACCCGCTGCCACTAAAGAGGCCGAGAGGAGTGCAGAGAAACCGGCCGAATCCAGTAAGCTTTCCTGTTCAGAGAGTCAAAGAACACTTTTCTGTGGTTATAATCCTACTTACCCCCCCATGCCAGGTTCAGCCCAACGCGAGGAGCCCCTG from Cyclopterus lumpus isolate fCycLum1 chromosome 4, fCycLum1.pri, whole genome shotgun sequence includes the following:
- the nek1 gene encoding serine/threonine-protein kinase Nek1 isoform X12 — protein: MLTDPARAASRSTDMDKYEKVKKIGEGSFGKAILVKSKQDGHQYVIKEIGISAMSSKERQESRKEVAVLATMSHPNIVQYKESFEEGGCLYIVMDYCEGGDLFKKINSQKGALFSEEKILDWFVQISLALKHVHDRKILHRDIKSQNIFLTKDGTVQLGDFGIARVLNSTVELARTCIGTPYYLSPEICENKPYNNKSDIWALGCVLYEMCTLKHAFEAGNMKNLVLKIIRGSYPPVSGHYSPELRSLLALLFKRSPRERPSVGSILDKPFLTGRIERFLTPQIIAQEFRHTFLHKQPKVGLVQGPPAKRPAPGSTPLTPAQKITKPASKYGVPLTARKVTDARRPAVKHKAAPPPAAPHRRVSQVEEERKKLEDGIRKKRMELIEKERKQREQVFLLKADQMKRYEKEKMNRINQAREQGWKHVLSSSGGSSPERKCYVGGGKGPGPSACLPGRTPYEHYHAALDQMAKPQPKAFGGEASSAGLGSPTRVPAAAAGPVLPNGPARLLNCDAVKRELQRLQHVSKPVHVSRPRGQAAAGRAYQVEEFLQRKREAMLNKVRAEGQLGARQNLTATYRSRAGSIWCRRPRADQEEEEYLSRLRQIRLQNFNERQQIKARLRGEKYDSDGSDSQEASEEAELRRKKIEALKAQANARAAVLKEQLEKKRREAQEREKRAWEDHLAARGVKVGMAAAAAASSSSSSPPAAAAAAASSTSDGPLPQPSPFQLDPAAEPPAPPAAISMTAALKNVGATTPLKEKSPETATVVQSEKKLILRRLNQNLKTQSAVESVESVESVESVESVESVESVEPVEPVEPAHPSPGPQRSRADSDTRPSSNGDRKKWDAAELPVLPVAQRTFEETSTATSTSPDDGQSSAGDRRKWEAGLPLVLSVARQTLEETYLGTIERTAGEVIQMAALQEEARRKVWGASPDSQVLRVLREAELQPLTQRLEDVTVGEDDICSPADVTPPPREPMSAQPAPPASAPSPEVQKESAPTNLAEIQDPEDVESLVLEETPRRASRPPAGVQQAWEQEARQPMPPEGVTRPAATKEAERSAEKPAESSSAQREEPLFTKLCSPAHRRTAALLLLSAQSSVDDSSSSVASRSRSISPLRSKHHALLVGLSTGMFDANNPKMLRTCSLPDLSLLFSSRRDSAAAGDARGAPDDGNNLEIEDLEDAAKDDDDRSEAEDAYEDEDLRDIRASMERLLQEEGDLMRRSPLQVGAGDFNGNPPEEEEEEEEEEEEEEEDDDDRVLFQRIAAEIDQDSSQMAVDDDDEDEDEEEEEEDDDEECSNGSAGDEEAGELLTNGVGEGNHGNHSQLNEEWHSDGSGEEPGGEAAHHDSIFSRLEELRFNLEQQMGFEKFIEAYNKIKAIHEDEDENIDLGSSLVLNILGTEHQHLYPNILHLVMADGAYQEDNDE
- the nek1 gene encoding serine/threonine-protein kinase Nek1 isoform X8, translated to MLTDPARAASRSTDMDKYEKVKKIGEGSFGKAILVKSKQDGHQYVIKEIGISAMSSKERQESRKEVAVLATMSHPNIVQYKESFEEGGCLYIVMDYCEGGDLFKKINSQKGALFSEEKILDWFVQISLALKHVHDRKILHRDIKSQNIFLTKDGTVQLGDFGIARVLNSTVELARTCIGTPYYLSPEICENKPYNNKSDIWALGCVLYEMCTLKHAFEAGNMKNLVLKIIRGSYPPVSGHYSPELRSLLALLFKRSPRERPSVGSILDKPFLTGRIERFLTPQIIAQEFRHTFLHKQPKVGLVQGPPAKRPAPGSTPLTPAQKITKPASKYGVPLTARKVTDARRPAVKHKAAPPPAAPHRRVSQVEEERKKLEDGIRKKRMELIEKERKQREQVFLLKADQMKRYEKEKMNRINQAREQGWKHVLSSSGGSSPERKCYVGGGKGPGPSACLPGRTPYEHYHAALDQMAKPQPKAFGGEASSAGLGSPTRVPAAAAGPVLPNGPARLLNCDAVKRELQRLQHVSKPVHVSRPRGQAAAGRAYQVEEFLQRKREAMLNKVRAEGQLGARQNLTATYRSRAGSIWCRRPRADQEEEEYLSRLRQIRLQNFNERQQIKARLRGEKYDSDGSDSQEASEEAELRRKKIEALKAQANARAAVLKEQLEKKRREAQEREKRAWEDHLAARGVKVGMAAAAAASSSSSSPPAAAAAAASSTSDGPLPQPSPFQLDPAAEPPAPPAAISMTAALKNVGATTPLKEKSPETATVVQSEKKLILRRLNQNLKTQSAVESVESVESVESVESVESVESVEPVEPVEPAHPSPGPQRSRADSDTRPSSNGDRKKWDAAELPVLPVAQRTFEETSTATSTSPDDGQSSAGDRRKWEAGLPLVLSVARQTLEETYLGTIERTAGEVIQMAALQEEARRKVWGASPDSQVLRVLREAELQPLTQRLEDVTVGEDDICSPADVTPPPREPMSAQPAPPASAPSPEVQKESAPTNLAEIQDPEDVESLVLEETPRRASRPPAGVQQAWEQEARQPMPPEGVTRPAATKEAERSAEKPAESSSAQREEPLFTKLCSPAHRRTAALLLLSAQSSVDDSSSSVASRSRSISPLRSKHHALLVGLSTGMFDANNPKMLRTCSLPDLSLLFSSRRDSAAAGDARGAPDDGNNLEIEDLEDAAKDDDDRSEAEDAYEDEDLRDIRASMERLLQEEGDLMRRSPLQVGAGDFNGNPPEEEEEEEEEEEEEEEDDDDRVLFQRIAAEIDQDSSQMAVDDDDEDEDEEEEEEDDDEECSNGSAGDEEAGELLTNGVGEGNHGNHSQLNEEWHSDGSGEEPGGEAAHHDSIFSRLEELRFNLEQQMGFEKFIEAYNKIKVRVSDLYNKIKVRVSDLYNKIKVRVFDLYNKIKVRVSDLYNKIKVRVFDLYNKIKVRVSDLYNKIKVRVSDLYNKIKVRVFDLYNKLKVRVSDLYNKIKVRVSDLYNKIKVRVSDLYNKIKVRVSDLYNKIKVRVFDLYNKIKVRVFDLYNKIKVRVSDLYNKIKVRVSDLYMFTTSDFNKQTDSCFLFCFFKAIHEDEDENIDLGSSLVLNILGTEHQHLYPNILHLVMADGAYQEDNDE